A region from the Cherax quadricarinatus isolate ZL_2023a chromosome 79, ASM3850222v1, whole genome shotgun sequence genome encodes:
- the LOC128702653 gene encoding uncharacterized protein: MKRLGRVVAAAVSVVVATGAVVVAAAAAAAAVVMVGVAAGAAAHSSCPPSEYTCENLRCIPKDRICNGRDDCGDSSDEKPNCTPCNVTYNGEVGRSYEIDLHESNSLQPPFTCYMTFVAAGDIFGDLVQLVFRDLVLGSFKSHHVCGCPQGHLSVNEPHRPHIGGFWCGGSGDHNVYYSETSTVTVTLQVPQPEHDTIGEKKVRLRLMYKFLLEAESIVRYGPWNSAKYLGVPRSGTVCDRIFDSCDRRKCRVQSPNYPGIYPRNVTCQYVIRQATVPHGRHALVSVGQPQRGRVHIKHTDAACDGNLHLWLNGDCDVVGDTLSVYEIQGESRRLLMRFCGGGKVSRITASGAELLLVFQTSPFDNMYFDSSEGTHPGFELDVGVAFVPKNSFLYADQECEFIISSFEAARGHFENVAHSLPRDSKCSYKFRGRPDEVIWLYFTRLKSIYTQPPSRDGPHCRTRVMLVEGADADGEVLENTCGPLGMRVCHREQLGPGRNRTRPCGPQESYLTSVSFATLTIHYLLPSTVADLEFRLHYEFVYAGPRAAALNLPEPCDRHINSERSKKGLLASPANNLLYGKFGATRLKCKYSLQGKANEAVRITFIYFYAHNSSCPGRESPLQACGRPNALEGRGARLEVSEWPWPGVELPQACICHGLYLPATLLSYSASLTITFTVVGMDVFDDFSHFSFELEYEFVEIEACEEDRIVTGEAGTLSLALRPPPGPCRGHPWLLQPTANRFLLVSVPGKAIRGGLQVEAHGHLVSSEDSVTPAECQSSELHVYQPGNPRPLSAVCVSPGAAETVHVFSEGFNEPLSLDYLGEAARSLVVVLLSRPAYLSGQSQQQQYKAVDIRWVEAAPRWLATRCATECPAVHACISASLFCDGTWHCPSGADEAVVTCLMALSPWLWLTFGLAVGCISVLSGWWGWTLWKTRQARNATNGCSEEVLTPGHHESPPEPPEYPDCIDVDFETTV; encoded by the exons ATGAAGAGGTTGGGacgtgtggtggcggcggcggtatcagtggtggtggcgACGGGAGCAGTGGTTGTGGCGGCGGCGGCTGCAGCAGcggcagtggtgatggttggtgtggCGGCAGGTGCGGCCGCACACAGCTCCTGTCCCCCCAGCGAATACACCTGTGAGAATCTACGCTGTATTCCCAAGGACCGCATCTGTAACGGGCGTGACGACTGCGGGGACAGTTCTGACGAGAAGCCCAACTGTACCC cGTGTAACGTGACGTACAACGGAGAGGTGGGTCGCAGTTACGAGATCGACCTTCATGAATCGAACTCCCTGCAGCCTCCCTTCACCTGTTACATGACCTTCGTGGCGGCGGGAGACATCTTCGGTGACTTGGTGCAGCTTGTCTTCCGCGACTTGGTACTGGGGTCCTTTAAGTCACACCACGTGTGCGGGTGTCCCCAAGGCCACTTGTCCGTTAACGAGCCTCACCGACCCCACATCGGCGGCTTCTGGTGTGGGGGAAGCGGTGACCATAATGTTTATTACAGCGAGACCAGCACCGTCACCGTCACGCTGCAGGTGCCTCAGCCGGAGCACGACACTATTGGGGAGAAGAAGGTGCGACTTCGACTCATGTATAAGTTCTTGCTGGAGGCTGAGTCCATCGTTAGGTATGGTCCTTGGAACAGCGCCAAGTACCTTGGCGTGCCGCGCTCGGGAACCGTCTGTGACCGGATTTTCGACTCTTGCGACCGACGTAAGTGCCGTGTGCAGTCACCCAACTACCCTGGCATCTACCCTCGTAATGTAACGTGCCAATATGTGATCAGACAAGCCACGGTGCCCCACGGTCGCCACGCCCTGGTGAGTGTAGGTCAGCCCCAGCGAGGACGCGTGCATATTAAGCACACTGATGCAGCATGTGATGGGAACTTACACCTATGGCTGAATGGTGATTGCGACGTCGTAGGCGATACTCTCAGCGTTTATGAAATTCAGGGTGAGAGTCGACGATTGCTGATGCGTTTCTGTGGTGGCGGTAAGGTGTCTCGCATCACAGCTAGCGGGGCAGAACTCTTACTTGTCTTCCAGACTTCCCCTTTCGACAATATGTACTTCGATTCATCTGAAGGTACTCACCCTGGATTCGAGCTGGACGTTGGAGTGGCTTTTGTACCTAAAAATTCTTTCCTCTACGCTGACCAGGAGTGTGAGTTTATAATTTCCAGTTTTGAAGCAGCAAGAGGTCATTTTGAAAACGTAGCTCATTCACTGCCAAGAGATAGTAAATGTTCTTATAAGTTTCGGGGTCGTCCAGACGAAGTAATATGGCTCTATTTCACCCGCCTTAAGTCCATCTACACCCAACCCCCGTCGCGCGACGGCCCCCATTGTCGAACCCGTGTGATGCTGGTCGAGGGAGCAGATGCTGATGGAGAGGTGCTGGAGAACACTTGTGGGCCCTTGGGCATGCGGGTGTGTCACAGGGAGCAGCTCGGCCCTGGACGGAACAGGACGAGGCCGTGTGGACCTCAGGAGAGCTACTTAACATCAGTTTCTTTTGCGACACTCACCATACATTATCTACTTCCCTCAACGGTAGCAGACCTCGAGTTCCGTCTGCACTACGAGTTCGTGTACGCAGGACCGCGAGCAGCGGCACTTAACCTTCCTGAGCCCTGCGACCGACACATTAACAGTGAGCGAAGCAAGAAGGGGCTCCTCGCCTCCCCCGCTAACAACTTGCTGTATGGCAAGTTCGGGGCAACAAGACTTAAATGTAAATATAGCCTCCAAGGCAAAGCCAACGAGGCAGTTAGGATTACATTTATATACTTTTATGCTCACAATTCGTCGTGTCCGGGACGGGAATCACCGTTGCAGGCATGTGGGAGACCCAATGCTCTGGAAGGCCGTGGTGCTCGTCTTGAGGTTTCAGAATGGCCCTGGCCAGGTGTAGAGCTCCCTCAGGCCTGTATCTGTCATGGCCTCTACCTCCCAGCAACCTTACTCTCTTACTCTGCCTCCCTTACTATTACCTTTACTGTTGTAGGTATGGATGTGTTCGACGATTTCTCACATTTTAGCTTCGAACTGGAATACGAATTTGTTGAGATAGAAGCGTGTGAAGAAGATAGAATAGTCACAGGTGAAGCTGGTACATTAAGTCTGGCCCTTCGCCCACCTCCTGGGCCATGTAGAGGACACCCGTGGCTTCTTCAACCCACTGCAAACCGCTTCTTGCTTGTTTCTGTTCCTGGTAAAGCTATCAGGGGGGGATTGCAAGTTGAAGCTCATGGTCATCTAGTGTCATCAGAAGATTCGGTAACACCTGCGGAATGCCAGAGCTCTGAACTACACGTGTACCAGCCAGGTAATCCTAGACCTctgagtgctgtgtgtgtgtctcctggtGCAGCTGAGACAGTCCATGTTTTCTCTGAGGGTTTTAACGAACCTCTGTCGCTGGATTATCTCGGCGAAGCAGCGAGGTCtctggtggtagtgctactgaGTCGTCCCGCCTACCTCTCAGGACAgtcacaacagcaacaatataAGGCGGTTGATATTCGGTGGGTGGAGGCGGCGCCCCGCTGGCTGGCTACAAGATGTGCCACAGAGTGTCCAGCTGTTCACGCTTGTATCAGTGCTTCTCTCTTCTGTGATGGGACATGGCATTGCCCATCTGGTGCTGATGAAGCTGTGGTAACCTGCCTGATGGCTCTGTCTCCGTGGCTCTGGCTTACGTTTGGTCTTGCTGTCGGGTGTATCTCAGTGCTGTCAGGCTGGTGGGGCTGGACGTTGTGGAAAACACGGCAGGCTCGCAACGCAACTAATGGATGCAGCGAGGAGGTTCTGACACCGGGCCACCACGAGTCTCCTCCAGAGCCCCCAGAGTATCCTGACTGTATCGACGTAGACTTCGAGACGACTGTCTGA